The following are encoded together in the Salvia hispanica cultivar TCC Black 2014 chromosome 6, UniMelb_Shisp_WGS_1.0, whole genome shotgun sequence genome:
- the LOC125194226 gene encoding subtilisin-like protease, with the protein MTSLPLFASQIPNKNSLQIYIVHVEAPDAHVASESEDLESWYRSFLPATTTSSSEDEAQLVYSYRHVFKGFAAKLSPDHVKEMEKKKGFISAQPQKLMSVQTTHSPNFLGLHQNMGLWEDSSYGKGVIIGVLDSGVMPEHPSFSDEGMPPPPAKWKGECQFSDTACNNKIIGARTFNYGEQSPLDDNGHGTHTAGTAAGRFVQGANLFGKANGTAAGVALLAHLAIYKVLNNGKGGEAAFLAGMDAAIEDGVDVLSISIGYNDATQIKNLYDDHFSIGAFSAMEKGIFLSFSAGNEGPHPSSVGHWAPWVLTVGASTLDRKLSAIAVLGNNEELDGELVYDFPRKLFPLVYAPYCRASDIRGKIVVCEDDVEKKIPSGVAGAILINKETDGNTIQVEANSVPTIHFSYAAGLKIKAYISSTATPTATISSQGTVIGDERAPVVASFSSRGPSIPTPGIVKPDILGPGVNILAAWHTSVEGNTNTKSTFNIISGTSMACPHLSGVAALLKSVHPDWSPAAIKSAIMTTADDVNLAGNPIEDERFLPADIFATGSGHVNPSRAQDPGLVYDIQPQDYLSYLCGLGYTDRQVERFLHRRVNCAVESKIAEAELNYPSFSIIFSGRSTSQVYTRTVTNVGDPDSSYEVEISPPNGVEVSVEPATLDFSETEHKLQYKVTFSRLTPNTDFVEGFLKWTSPNHSVRSPIVVRLS; encoded by the coding sequence ATGACTAGCCTGCCCTTATTTGCATCTCAgataccaaataaaaatagtctacAAATATACATTGTTCATGTTGAGGCACCTGATGCACATGTTGCTTCTGAATCGGAAGATCTGGAGAGCTGGTACCGCTCTTTTCTACCAGCTACCACAACAAGCTCGAGTGAAGATGAGGCGCAACTTGTTTACTCGTACCGCCACGTGTTCAAGGGATTTGCTGCTAAGCTTTCACCCGACCATGTGaaagaaatggagaagaagaaaggatTCATCTCAGCACAGCCCCAGAAATTGATGTCCGTGCAAACGACACATTCTCCCAATTTCTTGGGGTTGCACCAGAATATGGGGTTGTGGGAAGACTCTAGTTATGGTAAAGGTGTGATTATTGGCGTGCTGGACAGCGGAGTGATGCCTGAGCATCCTTCCTTCAGCGACGAAGGAATGCCACCTCCACCAGCTAAGTGGAAGGGCGAGTGTCAATTCAGCGACACAGCCtgcaacaacaaaattattgGAGCAAGGACCTTTAACTACGGGGAGCAGAGCCCCCTTGACGATAATGGCCATGGAACTCACACTGCGGGCACTGCTGCTGGACGCTTTGTGCAAGGCGCAAATCTTTTTGGCAAGGCTAACGGCACTGCTGCTGGCGTTGCACTACTTGCTCATTTAGCCATATACAAAGTGCTAAACAATGGTAAAGGAGGAGAAGCAGCTTTCCTTGCTGGAATGGATGCAGCAATTGAAGATGGAGTCGACGTGCTGTCGATATCTATAGGCTATAACGATgcaacacaaataaaaaacttgtATGATGATCATTTTTCAATTGGTGCATTCAGTGCGATGGAGAAGGGTATCTTCCTTAGCTTCTCTGCTGGAAACGAAGGGCCTCATCCCTCATCTGTGGGACACTGGGCACCTTGGGTTCTGACGGTTGGAGCAAGCACGTTGGACAGAAAATTGAGTGCAATAGCAGTGCTAGGAAACAATGAAGAGTTGGATGGTGAATTAGTTTATGACTTTCCACGAAAGCTCTTCCCGCTTGTCTATGCGCCGTACTGCAGGGCAAGCGACATCCGAGGTAAGATAGTGGTGTGTGAGGATGacgtagaaaaaaaaattccaagtGGCGTTGCCGGCGCGATTCTCATAAACAAGGAGACAGATGGAAACACCATTCAAGTTGAAGCCAACAGTGTGCCAACAATACATTTCAGCTATGCCGCGGGATTGAAGATCAAAGCTTACATAAGTTCAACGGCAACACCCACCGCCACTATTTCTTCCCAAGGTACCGTGATTGGTGATGAGCGTGCTCCAGTCGTCGCTTCATTTTCTTCCAGAGGTCCTAGCATACCAACCCCTGGAATCGTGAAACCCGACATTTTAGGCCCCGGAGTTAATATTCTTGCAGCATGGCACACTTCGGTCGAAGGCAACACCAACACAAAATCCACATTCAACATAATTTCCGGTACCTCAATGGCGTGCCCGCACCTGAGCGGTGTGGCGGCTCTGCTCAAGAGCGTGCATCCCGATTGGTCTCCTGCTGCAATCAAGTCCGCCATTATGACCACTGCAGATGATGTGAACCTCGCTGGTAATCCAATTGAGGACGAGAGGTTCCTCCCGGCCGACATCTTTGCCACGGGATCAGGTCATGTGAATCCATCAAGAGCTCAAGATCCCGGACTTGTCTACGACATCCAGCCCCAAGACTACCTTTCTTACTTGTGCGGTCTCGGCTATACGGACCGCCAAGTAGAGCGGTTTCTACATAGGAGGGTGAATTGTGCAGTCGAATCCAAGATAGCGGAAGCAGAGCTAAACTATCCTTCATTCTCTATCATTTTCAGTGGCAGATCAACTTCCCAGGTTTACACCAGGACCGTCACAAACGTAGGGGACCCTGACTCGTCATACGAGGTGGAGATTTCCCCACCTAACGGAGTTGAAGTTAGTGTGGAGCCCGCCACGCTTGACTTCTCTGAGACAGAACATAAACTGCAGTACAAGGTTACATTCAGCCGACTCACTCCGAATACCGATTTCGTGGAAGGATTCTTGAAATGGACCTCTCCCAATCATTCTGTTCGGAGCCCTATTGTGGTTCGTTTGTCTTGA